Within the Melitaea cinxia chromosome 12, ilMelCinx1.1, whole genome shotgun sequence genome, the region GGgatacctataaataaataagaaaaaactgTTGAATATTGTCTaaatttatagattaatataatattaaatataattataaatctcTGCCTAATAAACATGTATAAATTTACCATTTCAACTTCATCCTGTATCCGTACACCTTCAGACTCATCTGGTGGAGTAGAAATCGTTGGTGTCTGTAGATTTTCTGCTACTGTGTCTCCGACAACAACAACTACAGTTTCGTcctaaaaattaatcaatagtttttaataCCGAAGTACCCAGTTTTTAATACCCGAATACATTGAGTAGAcaattaaatatctaaaattattattgacttatattttacataagaggaagtgataagttttttttaaagtaattcagGACCTTCTACAAGTgtaaaaattttggtaattactGATGGATACTATTCCTACTATTCCTGGTGGATCAGGAATTttctaaaaacataatttaagacACTGCTAgtattttagattattaattttataaatattatattaattttatgatattaatttaaattcaataaaaatattactctcACATGAAACTGCCGCAAGATGCTTTCTGAGTGACCGCTAGTTTCAGTGCCTAGAGGGGGCTGAACAGCATTTCCTTGTtcctacaaacaaaaaataaaaatcaaattaattctgacaataaatttttatgattaataaacTATGGAAGCTGTTGTTGTAAAagcttaaattttgtttatcaaGACATGTcttatatacatacatgaaATGGATTGATTGCTAAATTCCTATCACCAGTAGCAAAACTCAGACCACCAGAAATGGTCAGAATTCTTTTCTCCAGATCTGACAGCTCCACCACGTCTACATCGACCCCACCACCTGTCCTCTGCATAGCAGTCTGTGCAATATTTGCCTTCCTTTTTGTGGCAGCTTTTTTATCTTTCCAGTACTATAAACAAAAAAGATAATCACATAGAAAGTTGACATTTACACATCTAAACAAACTTAAACATTATGCATATATTTGTACTAACACTACTATTAATTAGTTGCATACCTTAGCCCACTGCTTCCACTCTTTTATGCACCCGTTGCCAACACTGTTTAACACCGTAGCTAtttcggtccagccattttgcATACGGGTCCTAGCATTCGCTGTACGGGCATGTCCAGTGGCAAGGTCTGATCTCACTTCCATGAATTCAATCAATTTCTCCAATTGTACTGAGGACGGTCCAGCGTTACGAGCCACTGCAAGCAAGTGTTTAGATTGTAAACCAActtacattagaaaaaaatactgGTACGTCGTACGAGAAACATAATATGTGATAGTAAAGTAATACTTACTTGttcaatttagattttttatgtttactatGCGATGCACAACAAGTTGGCACAACAGTATAACGTTTTGTTTAGGCAATACTGATTGACTGAACACATTATTAATGCACATGTTCCCAagtttcacaaaatattttaagtggtTTTCGTGGGTCGCTCGAATCGGCCCCATATCCAATTTAAAGTGTATACAAGTGTGGCACTTGACTTTCTaacatttgattttattttattttatttcttatgacTAAGTTTAATGTGTTTCacatgttttgtttgtttttgtttactcAACTCTATTTTAGATTTGACGTCGATTTTAATAAGTGTCATTTTTCGATTTGACGTAGagctaacttttttattaagtgtCAATTTAATATGCAAAGACCACATTTACTAGAAACATTTTTACCTGTTTGTCGgcaatttactattatttttaagcaaatatACTCAAATGATTCATAAATACAACTGTGTATTCAAAAATGCTTATAACATAATTGTTATCACAAAGAAATAGTCAATATTTACGAGACAAAAATATATCGATAGTGCAGATACGGCTCCGCCCATCCCTCAAAAACAGCCTTGCGAACAGCCGTGCGCTCACGCAGCCGAGAGATCGTCGGCGAGATAACAGAGCTTAGAGAATACGAAAAATAACGCCTTGAACTCAGCGAACGATGCGACGGCTGTGACATCCGTGATCACAGCGACGAGTACAGCCACAACACGTCGCTTAGAGAATTGCCTAGCAGGCCGTGAGTGTCGCGACCAGCCGCAAGCGTCGCTCCCAAGCCATAGCCCATAACGATATAATTTGA harbors:
- the LOC123658632 gene encoding uncharacterized protein LOC123658632 produces the protein MEVRSDLATGHARTANARTRMQNGWTEIATVLNSVGNGCIKEWKQWAKYWKDKKAATKRKANIAQTAMQRTGGGVDVDVVELSDLEKRILTISGGLSFATGDRNLAINPFHVCI